A genomic window from Lotus japonicus ecotype B-129 chromosome 1, LjGifu_v1.2 includes:
- the LOC130740289 gene encoding uncharacterized protein LOC130740289 produces the protein MFVKRQEAARKDVERAFRVLQSWFAIVRGPSRLWNSNDMESIIYACIILHNMIVEDERNTYTSNFVYEQVNNDISDAEVLSGLIPAFKTMLKRRVHHIERSIQHQLQADLMEHIWELPENKNNET, from the coding sequence ATGTTTGTCAAAAGACAAGAAGCAGCAAGAAAGGACGTTGAACGTGCATTCAGAGTGCTCCAATCTTGGTTTGCGATTGTTCGTGGTCCATCACGCTTGTGGAATTCGAATGACATGGAGTCAATAATCtatgcttgcatcatattgcataatatgattgttgaagatgagcgcaaCACGTACACAAGTAATTTTGTTTATGAACAAGTGAATAATGACATATCGGATGCTGAAGTATTAAGCGGTCTTATTCCGGCTTTTAAAACTATGTTGAAAAGGAGAGTACATCATATTGAACGGTCAATCCAGCACCAACTTCAAGCAGACTTGATGGAGCATATATGGGAGCTTCCTGAAAACAAGAATAATGAAACTTAA
- the LOC130740298 gene encoding tRNA (carboxymethyluridine(34)-5-O)-methyltransferase-like yields the protein MTQINFEVGSSLCSSLAPNEEPYITDPSSVVENSTTSSMSVRSTPEIEKKFVHHVYDVIAPHFSSTRFAKWPKVASFLSSLPSGSLVLDAGCGNEKYLGLNQYFFFIGCDISTSLIKISLDRGHEVMVADVVNLRYRTGFGDATISIAVLHHLSTENRRRKAIGELVLLSSNAIYIVYHVMNHNNFQECKCCD from the coding sequence ATGACACAAATCAATTTTGAAGTGGGTTCTAGTTTATGTAGTTCTCTTGCCCCAAATGAGGAACCCTACATTACAGATCCCTCATCAGTAGTTGAGAACTCTACTACTTCATCTATGAGCGTGCGGTCTACCCCTGAAATTGAAAAGAAGTTTGTTCATCATGTTTATGATGTTATTGCACCTCATTTCAGTTCCACTCGGTTCGCCAAGTGGCCAAAGGTTGCCTCTTTTTTGTCATCTTTGCCTTCAGGATCTCTTGTCCTCGATGCGGGATGCGGGAACGAGAAGTACTTAGGTTTAAACcaatatttcttttttattggATGTGATATAAGTACTTCGTTGATTAAAATAAGCTTAGATCGAGGGCATGAAGTTATGGTTGCAGATGTTGTGAATCTTCGTTACAGAACTGGTTTTGGTGATGCGACAATATCTATAGCTGTGTTACATCATTTGAGCACCGAAAATAGGAGAAGAAAAGCAATAGGAGAGTTAGTCCTGTTAAGTTCAAATGCTATTTATATTGTCTATCATGTTATGAatcataacaattttcaagagtgtaAGTGTTGTGATTAA
- the LOC130740306 gene encoding uncharacterized protein LOC130740306 encodes MRLQNAASSSLAMEIKEFADWLLQLGDGTIKPIDDDDSIIEVPSDLLVRESDNPLLELVNFSYPNVVANLENHEYFEQRALLAPTLESVEEVNNSMLPMIPREETKYLSYDTLFRVPIMLIRNLDQSAGLCNGTRLMVTALTPYNGFEFNEGEQATTLMHKEALIVAELYCCNIGLFVGFN; translated from the exons ATGAGATTACAAAATGCTGCTTCCTCTTCTTTGGCTATGGAAATCAAAGAATTTGCAGACTGGCTTCTTCAACTAGGGGATGGAACAATTAAGCCAATCGATGATGATGATTCTATTATAGAGGTTCCCTCTGATTTGTTGGTAAGGGAGTCTGATAATCCTTTACTTGAATTAGTAAATTTTTCATATCCCAATGTTGTTGCTAATTTGGAAAACCATGAATATTTTGAACAAAGGGCACTCCTTGCACCTACTCTTGAAAGTGTTGAAGAGGTAAACAACTCCATGTTGCCTATGATTCCTAGAGAGGAAACAAAATATTTGAGTTATGATACTCTAT TTAGGGTTCCTATCATGCTGATTCGTAATTTAGACCAGTCTGCTGGATTGTGTAATGGCACTAGATTGATGGTTACTGCATTGACTCC GTACAATGGATTTGAATTCAATGAGGGAGAACAAGCAACAACTCTAATGCATAAGGAAGCTCTTATTGTTGCAGAATTATATTGCTGTAATATTGGGCTTTTTGTTGGATTCAATTGA